Proteins from a genomic interval of Phlebotomus papatasi isolate M1 chromosome 3, Ppap_2.1, whole genome shotgun sequence:
- the LOC129805501 gene encoding T-complex protein 11-like protein 1 isoform X1, with translation MPADSISRMDSSGSDGNCSDNFSTSPGASSTMSRERTDSESSDKQARFVFAGIPGSAPKVLTMNEVMDCMKNIQNMTLAHEIAINPEFKLEPFEPPQNSLERRVKDMVHKAFWNLLREQLSSDPPCYDHAIQLLTDIKDYFDHIFIHNNKRILQRIAEVLDANLIRQQAEQGVLDFRAYANFVIDIMAKSCAPVRDEQIAKLREIEDVVEVFRGIMEALTVMRLDVANCFLESARAEVIANSVEYEKHKFKEYLKHYTAGFPATESWLKRHFAAAAPSDGETVTSPVKSTVMNAYLELTDWNIENEFPEMLAMDKDRIETLQKRINRLNACTTVLALASGVPLFAQNPNMKSAFAREVEILLQEVQNEAHLNDLMENVWVHMKGVIEKQQKVQFDKDNEDALKNQILQAAKKDSLVRKLIWKRLTTYLRMCLYSKSLPPTPPGFEEFATELEAISNSFKSLIAYNYAVYGEFYQEMIAKFTV, from the exons GATGGATTCCTCAGGATCCGATGGGAACTGTAGTGACAACTTCAGCACATCGCCCGGAGCATCATCGACTATGTCAAGGGAGAGGACAGATAGTGAAAGTTCCGACAA ACAAGCACGCTTTGTGTTTGCAGGAATACCAGGAAGTGCTCCAAAGGTACTGACAATGAACGAAGTGATGGATTGCATGAAGAACATTCAGAATATGACGTTAGCACATGAAATTGCCATCAATCCAGAGTTCAAATTGGAGCCATTTGAGCCTCCGCAGAACAGCCTGGAACGTCGTGTTAAGGATATGGTGCATAAGGCTTTCTGGAATCTTCTGCGAGAGCAATTGTCAAGTGATCCTCCCTGCTATGATCATGCTATTCAGCTCTTGACAGACATCAAGGACTATTTTGATCACATTTTCATTCACAACAACAAGCGCATCCTACAGCGAATTGCCGAGGTGCTGGACGCCAATTTGATTAGGCAGCAGGCTGAGCAGGGTGTTCTGGATTTTAGGGCTTATGCCAATTTTGTGATTGACATCATGGCAAAGTCTTGTGCACCTGTTCGAGATGAACAGATTGCCAAGTTGAGGGAAATTGAGGATGTGGTGGAAGTATTCCGGGGCATAATGGAAGCTCTGACAGTGATGCGTTTGGATGTGGCTAATTGCTTCCTGGAGTCAGCTCGTGCCGAGGTCATTGCCAACAGTGTGGAATATGAGAAGCACAAATTCAAGGAATATCTCAAACACTACACTG CTGGATTCCCGGCTACTGAGAGTTGGCTGAAGAGGCACTTTGCTGCCGCTGCACCATCTGATGGTGAGACAGTAACATCTCCAGTGAAAAGTACAGTTATGAACGCGTATTTAGAGCTAACTGACTGGAACATTGAGAATGAATTTCCAGAAATGCTAGCAATGGACAAGGATCGCATAGAGACATTGCAGAAACGCATAAATCGACTAAATGCTTGCACAACGGTTTTAGCTCTGGCCTCAGGAGTTCCATTATTTGCCCAGAATCCCAATATGAAGAGTGCATTTGCGCGGGAAGTGGAGATTCTGCTGCAGGAGGTGCAGAATGAAGCTCATCTGAATGATTTAATGGAGAATGTTTGGGTGCACATGAAGGGGGTGATTGAGAAGCAGCAAAAGGTTCAATTTGACAAAGACAATGAAGATGCTCTCAAAAATCAAATTCTCCAGGCAGCCAAGAAGGATTCTCTTGTGCGTAAATTGATCTGGAAGCGACTGACAACGTACTTGAGGATGTGTCTGTACAGTAAAAGCCTCCCACCAACCCCACCGGGCTTCGAAGAGTTCGCAACAGAACTGGAAGCCATCAGTAATTCCTTTAAATCTCTCATAGCATACAACTACGCCGTTTACGGGGAGTTCTACCAGGAGATGATAGCAAAATTCACTGTATAA
- the LOC129805501 gene encoding T-complex protein 11-like protein 1 isoform X2 produces MDSSGSDGNCSDNFSTSPGASSTMSRERTDSESSDKQARFVFAGIPGSAPKVLTMNEVMDCMKNIQNMTLAHEIAINPEFKLEPFEPPQNSLERRVKDMVHKAFWNLLREQLSSDPPCYDHAIQLLTDIKDYFDHIFIHNNKRILQRIAEVLDANLIRQQAEQGVLDFRAYANFVIDIMAKSCAPVRDEQIAKLREIEDVVEVFRGIMEALTVMRLDVANCFLESARAEVIANSVEYEKHKFKEYLKHYTAGFPATESWLKRHFAAAAPSDGETVTSPVKSTVMNAYLELTDWNIENEFPEMLAMDKDRIETLQKRINRLNACTTVLALASGVPLFAQNPNMKSAFAREVEILLQEVQNEAHLNDLMENVWVHMKGVIEKQQKVQFDKDNEDALKNQILQAAKKDSLVRKLIWKRLTTYLRMCLYSKSLPPTPPGFEEFATELEAISNSFKSLIAYNYAVYGEFYQEMIAKFTV; encoded by the exons ATGGATTCCTCAGGATCCGATGGGAACTGTAGTGACAACTTCAGCACATCGCCCGGAGCATCATCGACTATGTCAAGGGAGAGGACAGATAGTGAAAGTTCCGACAA ACAAGCACGCTTTGTGTTTGCAGGAATACCAGGAAGTGCTCCAAAGGTACTGACAATGAACGAAGTGATGGATTGCATGAAGAACATTCAGAATATGACGTTAGCACATGAAATTGCCATCAATCCAGAGTTCAAATTGGAGCCATTTGAGCCTCCGCAGAACAGCCTGGAACGTCGTGTTAAGGATATGGTGCATAAGGCTTTCTGGAATCTTCTGCGAGAGCAATTGTCAAGTGATCCTCCCTGCTATGATCATGCTATTCAGCTCTTGACAGACATCAAGGACTATTTTGATCACATTTTCATTCACAACAACAAGCGCATCCTACAGCGAATTGCCGAGGTGCTGGACGCCAATTTGATTAGGCAGCAGGCTGAGCAGGGTGTTCTGGATTTTAGGGCTTATGCCAATTTTGTGATTGACATCATGGCAAAGTCTTGTGCACCTGTTCGAGATGAACAGATTGCCAAGTTGAGGGAAATTGAGGATGTGGTGGAAGTATTCCGGGGCATAATGGAAGCTCTGACAGTGATGCGTTTGGATGTGGCTAATTGCTTCCTGGAGTCAGCTCGTGCCGAGGTCATTGCCAACAGTGTGGAATATGAGAAGCACAAATTCAAGGAATATCTCAAACACTACACTG CTGGATTCCCGGCTACTGAGAGTTGGCTGAAGAGGCACTTTGCTGCCGCTGCACCATCTGATGGTGAGACAGTAACATCTCCAGTGAAAAGTACAGTTATGAACGCGTATTTAGAGCTAACTGACTGGAACATTGAGAATGAATTTCCAGAAATGCTAGCAATGGACAAGGATCGCATAGAGACATTGCAGAAACGCATAAATCGACTAAATGCTTGCACAACGGTTTTAGCTCTGGCCTCAGGAGTTCCATTATTTGCCCAGAATCCCAATATGAAGAGTGCATTTGCGCGGGAAGTGGAGATTCTGCTGCAGGAGGTGCAGAATGAAGCTCATCTGAATGATTTAATGGAGAATGTTTGGGTGCACATGAAGGGGGTGATTGAGAAGCAGCAAAAGGTTCAATTTGACAAAGACAATGAAGATGCTCTCAAAAATCAAATTCTCCAGGCAGCCAAGAAGGATTCTCTTGTGCGTAAATTGATCTGGAAGCGACTGACAACGTACTTGAGGATGTGTCTGTACAGTAAAAGCCTCCCACCAACCCCACCGGGCTTCGAAGAGTTCGCAACAGAACTGGAAGCCATCAGTAATTCCTTTAAATCTCTCATAGCATACAACTACGCCGTTTACGGGGAGTTCTACCAGGAGATGATAGCAAAATTCACTGTATAA